Genomic DNA from Corynebacterium kroppenstedtii:
GTGTGTCACGAAACAGAACTTTGAAAAAGACTTGGGGTCATTGAGCGGAATCAGGGTGCGTTGGCTTCTGCGTAGTATCCCCCGTGTAGGGACGACGATCCGCACCATAAACTATTCCTTCTTCATCCATCCCGTAAGAATGGCGATAAATGAGGTGGTCAGCACGAACGACAGGGTCCTCGTCATCAGGGATAATCATGGTACCGATTCCACCCGAGGTCAATAACTCTAGAAGCACGCTGTGAGCAATACGGCCGTCGATAATGCTTGCTGCTTTGACACCGTGATCAACTGCTTCAACTGCAGATTCTATTTTTGGAATCATGCCAGATTCCAAGCGGGGAAACACAGAACGAGCACCAGAGATAGTGATCTTTGAAACCAGGGACTCCTTGTCAGGCCATTCGGTATACAGTCCTTCCACATTCGTTAAGACCAGTAACCTCTCAGCACCCAAGGCTTGTGCCAATGCGGCGGCTGCGGAATCCGCGTTGACGTTATACACGTGTCCATCGTTGCCTGGCGCAATGGTCGATACCACTGGAATTCGTCCGGCCTGGATTAAATCCAAAATCGTCGATGGTTCGACGTCAACAATATCCCCGACTAATCCTATGTCTTCCCGAACTCCATCCACGACAGCATACCGCTGCCGAGCAGTAAATAAGCTCGCATCTTCACCTGATGTACCTACGGCATAAGGACCAAATTGATTGATGAGGTTAACGAGTTCTCTGCCCACTTTCCCGAATAAGACCATGCGGGCAACTTCCAACACCTCAGGGGTAGTGACCCGATATCCGCCTTTAAACTCGCCTTCGAGACCTAAACGTGAAAGCATATCATTAATCTGCGGTCCCCCACCGTGGACGACGACTGGCTTAACACCGACAGTCCGAAGAAAAACCATGTCCTCGGCAAACGCGCGCTTTAACTCGTCGTCGATCATGGCATTGCCGCCATATTTAATAACGACGATGGTGTCCCGATAATGGGTGAGCCACGGAAGAGCTTCAGCTAAAGTATGCGCCCGCATTTCTGGGGTTAAAGCGGCAGTTAATGACCTCACCATGAATATTATCCCTCACTCGTATCTATTAATTTTTATCACCGCTAAGTCCAACATCATGAAGCGCATCACAAATAAGTCAACATAAAAATCGACCTCACATTGTTCTACGTCACTGCGCGCCTACGTTGTATAAGCTGAATTGATTTCAACGTATGAGAAAGAAAGATCTGTGGTGCGAACAGTGGCCTCGCCTTGCCGCCCCGTACTCAAATCGACAGCCACGGAGATGTCTGGACCTGAGATATCAACGTCCCGACTCCCCTCGACAGCCGCAGAATTCCTGCACACCACATGATCGTTAAATGACACCGAGATACCATGCGGATCCATCTCCACGTCGGCTATTCCTACGGCAGCCAGCACACGGCCCCAGTTGGGATCAGAACCAAACATGGCGCACTTCGTTAAATTGTCCCGCCCGATAGTTCGCGCCGCGAGGAGCGCTTCAGAGTCGTTAGCAGCGCCGGTGACCTTAATAGACACCCGCTTGGTCACGCCCTCAGCATCGCCTTGCATCTGTGAAGCAAGGTCATTGCAAACCTGACAGAGCGCATCAGCAAACTCTTCCTGACTAGGCGAAACACCACTGGCGCCCGACGACAACAGCAACGCCGTGTCATTCGTCGAGGTCGATCCATCAATATCTAAGCGATCAAACGTTGTTAAGGCTGCTGCACGCAGTGCATCGCGGGCTGTGTCTGCGTCCACGACTGCGTCGGTAGTGATGCAGCACAGCATCGTAGCCAAAGAGGGGGAAATCATTCCCACTCCTTTAACCATTGCTCCGATCCGCCAGCCCTCCCCTACATAACCTGCCTGTTTGGGGACAGTATCGGTCGTCATAATCGCTTCTGCGGCGGCCGTACCAGCGTCGTCCGACGACGCATTCGTCGAATCAATGCCACGGCTTAATGCATCAATACCTGCGTTGACACACTCCATAGGGAGATGATCACCGATGATGCCAGTCGAGCACACAGCCACATCGTGAGGATCACAATTAACATATGAGGACACAGCGGAAGCCATATCGCGCGCGTCCTCAATTCCCTGCTCACCTGTACACGCATTCGCGTTACCAGCATTAAAAACCACGGCACGCAGATGGCCGTCACTGATGTTGGCAGTCGTCACCTCGACAGGCGCAGCCCGTATTTTATTTCGTGTGAAGACTCCTGCTGCTACATCACGCGGCCCGTCATTGACGACGAGACACATGTCGGGTTTGCCCGACGCCTTAATACCTGCCGTGGTCGATGCTGCCCGAAACCCCATCGGCCCGGTGATCCCCAGTAATGACACAACGATTCCTTAAAAATAAATAACACGGTGCTAAAAATGTAAAAGGGTTGAACGAAACCCGACAATGTGGAGTAAGAAAACTCATGAGTAACTCATGAGAGCAAGAACCCACCATTACGGCGCAACGCCATTAATGCTCAGTGCAGAATCTTCCGGCCACCCTTGCGCAATATTCATGCATTGGATAGCAGCTCCGGCAGTTCCCTTCACCAAATTGTCAATAGCTGAGGTCACAACTACTCGTCGCGCTGCGACATCATATTCGGCCTGGATATGAACCGCGTTCGATCCCAGCACGGATTGTGTTGCTGGCTGCTGGTCACCGTTTAAGACAACGACGAATTTCTCGTCGCTATAAAACGACCGATATGCCGCTTTGACTGCGTCCCGAGCTGCCTCAGGATCTTTTTCAGTAAGGGCTATCAATTCGTCCGACGCCGGAGCAGATGCCGTCGTCAAAATTCCCCGCTGCATCGGCGCGAGAACAGGAGTGAAAGATACCTGAACAGGCTCGTCACACGCTTCTTGTAAATTCTGAATGATCTCCGGGGTATGACGATGTTTCCCACCCGTCTTATACGCCCTAGCCGACCCCATCGTTTCTGACCCCAACATGCCCACTGAGGGCTTCTTACCAGCACCAGACACACCCGACACAGAGACAATAGAGATTTCTGGAGTGATGAGCTTCGAAGTCAATGCTGGAAGTACAGCCAGCGTCGCGCCGGTTGGGAAACACCCGGGAACGGCAATGCGCCGAGCACTGGCTATTTGCTTCCTATGCCCGGGCATCTCGGGAATTCCATACGGCCATGATCCCGCATAAGGAGAGTCATAAAACGCTGCCCATTGCTCTCCATCTGCGAGACGGAAATCAGCTCCACAATCGATGATTAGCGTTTCATCAGGTAAGGATTGTGCGATCTTCGCTGAATGACCGTGTGGCAGTGCCAGAAAAACGATGTCATGCTCAGCCAGGCGCGAGGGCTCGGTCTTTTCAATGGTGCGTCCGTGTAATTCCACCAAGTGAGGCATCAAGGCTTCAACACTTTGACCTGCGTGAGAAGCACCCGTCAATGCCCCAATGATCATAGAACCGGCCCGATACTGAGGATGGGAGAGAAGGAGCCTGAGGATTTCGCTGCCAGCGTATCCCGTCGCTCCGGCTACTGCCACTGAAACTGTCATATGGTGGACAGTACTTATATATGCACTTGCGTGCAAATTATTCAGCTACGGAGAACGGCCCCTAATTCCTCATTAGCATGAGCCACTGCCGATTGGCGGGCCTCGTTACACTCCTCTTCCGTCAAGGTCCGATCCGATGCTCTAAACTTCAGCGCAAAGGTCATAGAAACCTTGTTCTCGCCCAATGCCTCGGAGCGGTAGATATCAAACAGGTCAATCGATTCCAGCAGCTCCCCTGCACCCGTCATCAACGATCGACGCAGCTCTTCCGCAGGCACCGACTCATCGACGACAACCGCGACATCTTGGAGCACTGCCGGGAATGGAGAAAGTTGAGGAGAGACTGCCTCACGTACAAATGGGATGGCATCCAGGTTGATTTCCGCGGCGACAGTCCTGGCCGGAATTCCCAACCGTTCGCACACTTGAGGATGAAGCTCTCCTGCAAAACCAATGGCGCTTTCAGGCTCGTGATTAGGAGATCCCTGCAAGAAAACTCCAGCACAACGGCCCGGATGCCAGGGTAGATGGTCCACATTCACGAACTCGAAGTTAATACCCACGGCACGTCCGACCACGCGTACGGACTCGATTGCGTCCATCGTGCCCACCGGACGGCCCGCGCCCCATGGACCATTACTCGTCCACAATCCTGACGAGACAGTGCCTACATGCAATGGCTGGCTCGGTAACGAATGGATAAGTGCGTGAACCTCAGACTCGCTAGGTCGGGCCGACACATCCAACATGGGTGATGGACCATTGCCCTCATCAAAGGAAACCTGCTCGACACCATACAGAGAAACATCGGCTTGACCACGGTCGATATTGCGTTTCAATGAGTCCAGCAACGACGGAAGCAGCGTTGTTCCCAGTGAACTGTACCCCGATTCCAGCGGATTAAGAACCTTAACGACATTCCGCCGTGGATCGTTCTTCTCCAGACCCCAGACATCAAAGGTGTCATCTGCGATAAAGGGGCTGGGCAGAGTCTCGGTGTATCCACTCCACGCCAAGGCATGTCCTACTGCACGGCGCCGCCGTTGCCGAGGGGTGAGCCCACGACCTGCCGGCGACTGAGGAACGACGGATGGAATGTCCTCAATGCCTTCGAGTCGCAGAACCTCTTCGACCAGGTCAGCTTTCATCGTGAGGTCAGGACGCCAGGTCGGCGGAGTAACGGAGAGCAGCGGAGCCGCGCCCTCGCCTTCCTGGGCTTGAGTCACCGCACATCCGATTTCCTTCAGGCGCTTCTCCGCAGTCCCCCTCGGATAATCGACGCCCGCCATCTGTGACGGATAATCGTCGTCCATCTGGATCGTCGGCATAGTGGGAACGTCGCCAATGAGGGTCCGTCCGGACGCGATCTCGCCCCCAGCGATCCCAGCGATGAGCGCCGCCGCGGTATCAAGAGCAACTTCTACCAATGCGGGATCGACACCACGTTCGAAGCGTCGGGAAGCCTCGGACGACAGTTTGTGACGCCGCGATGTCCGAGCAATGGTCATGGCATCAAAGTTCGCAGCTTCGAGGTAGACAGACGTCGTCGAATCACTGATTTCCGACGTAGAACCGCCCATCACCCCAGCCATGGACTGAATTCCGGTCTCGTCCGCGATGACGAGGTCCTCAGGATCCAAATTCCTTTCGACCCCGTCCAACGTGGTCAGCGTTTCGCCTTGCTGCGCATCACGTACGGTCAAGCCGCCATCGATCTTGTCAGCATCGAACGCGTGCATGGGCTGGCCGTACAGGAACATGACGTAGTTGGTGACGTCGGTC
This window encodes:
- the argB gene encoding acetylglutamate kinase, producing the protein MVRSLTAALTPEMRAHTLAEALPWLTHYRDTIVVIKYGGNAMIDDELKRAFAEDMVFLRTVGVKPVVVHGGGPQINDMLSRLGLEGEFKGGYRVTTPEVLEVARMVLFGKVGRELVNLINQFGPYAVGTSGEDASLFTARQRYAVVDGVREDIGLVGDIVDVEPSTILDLIQAGRIPVVSTIAPGNDGHVYNVNADSAAAALAQALGAERLLVLTNVEGLYTEWPDKESLVSKITISGARSVFPRLESGMIPKIESAVEAVDHGVKAASIIDGRIAHSVLLELLTSGGIGTMIIPDDEDPVVRADHLIYRHSYGMDEEGIVYGADRRPYTGDTTQKPTHPDSAQ
- the argJ gene encoding bifunctional glutamate N-acetyltransferase/amino-acid acetyltransferase ArgJ; this encodes MSLLGITGPMGFRAASTTAGIKASGKPDMCLVVNDGPRDVAAGVFTRNKIRAAPVEVTTANISDGHLRAVVFNAGNANACTGEQGIEDARDMASAVSSYVNCDPHDVAVCSTGIIGDHLPMECVNAGIDALSRGIDSTNASSDDAGTAAAEAIMTTDTVPKQAGYVGEGWRIGAMVKGVGMISPSLATMLCCITTDAVVDADTARDALRAAALTTFDRLDIDGSTSTNDTALLLSSGASGVSPSQEEFADALCQVCNDLASQMQGDAEGVTKRVSIKVTGAANDSEALLAARTIGRDNLTKCAMFGSDPNWGRVLAAVGIADVEMDPHGISVSFNDHVVCRNSAAVEGSRDVDISGPDISVAVDLSTGRQGEATVRTTDLSFSYVEINSAYTT
- the argC gene encoding N-acetyl-gamma-glutamyl-phosphate reductase, yielding MTVSVAVAGATGYAGSEILRLLLSHPQYRAGSMIIGALTGASHAGQSVEALMPHLVELHGRTIEKTEPSRLAEHDIVFLALPHGHSAKIAQSLPDETLIIDCGADFRLADGEQWAAFYDSPYAGSWPYGIPEMPGHRKQIASARRIAVPGCFPTGATLAVLPALTSKLITPEISIVSVSGVSGAGKKPSVGMLGSETMGSARAYKTGGKHRHTPEIIQNLQEACDEPVQVSFTPVLAPMQRGILTTASAPASDELIALTEKDPEAARDAVKAAYRSFYSDEKFVVVLNGDQQPATQSVLGSNAVHIQAEYDVAARRVVVTSAIDNLVKGTAGAAIQCMNIAQGWPEDSALSINGVAP
- the pheT gene encoding phenylalanine--tRNA ligase subunit beta, producing the protein MFMPQRWITEILNYANPGWSVTSEELDSAYVRVGFETEGYETIPETTGPLVLGRVEKIEELEGFKKPIRYCDVNVGKANGSGELQHIICGARNFAEGDIVVVALPGTVLPGDFSISARKTYGKISEGMLCSAMELGLSRTQNKGIITLPTKAGQPGNDPRPFLRLSDTIFDVNITPDRGYALSARGLAREIASSFNLTYVDPADDPAAAELRVQVPDVSGDAIPVDVRNTTDVKRFGIREVRGIDPSATTPFWMERQLMLCGQRPVNVPTDVTNYVMFLYGQPMHAFDADKIDGGLTVRDAQQGETLTTLDGVERNLDPEDLVIADETGIQSMAGVMGGSTSEISDSTTSVYLEAANFDAMTIARTSRRHKLSSEASRRFERGVDPALVEVALDTAAALIAGIAGGEIASGRTLIGDVPTMPTIQMDDDYPSQMAGVDYPRGTAEKRLKEIGCAVTQAQEGEGAAPLLSVTPPTWRPDLTMKADLVEEVLRLEGIEDIPSVVPQSPAGRGLTPRQRRRRAVGHALAWSGYTETLPSPFIADDTFDVWGLEKNDPRRNVVKVLNPLESGYSSLGTTLLPSLLDSLKRNIDRGQADVSLYGVEQVSFDEGNGPSPMLDVSARPSESEVHALIHSLPSQPLHVGTVSSGLWTSNGPWGAGRPVGTMDAIESVRVVGRAVGINFEFVNVDHLPWHPGRCAGVFLQGSPNHEPESAIGFAGELHPQVCERLGIPARTVAAEINLDAIPFVREAVSPQLSPFPAVLQDVAVVVDESVPAEELRRSLMTGAGELLESIDLFDIYRSEALGENKVSMTFALKFRASDRTLTEEECNEARQSAVAHANEELGAVLRS